The Pseudomonas berkeleyensis genome includes a region encoding these proteins:
- a CDS encoding PaaI family thioesterase: MSDLNLEQLVARAHQQNDYDPLINLIPYAKLLGIECLRLGDDMVFRLPANRDCIGNPVLPALHGGVIAGFMEHAAMLHLLMFMGIPHLPKIIDFSIDYLRAGHYRDTYAQCQVWRQGRRVANVAITAWQTTQTEPTATARAHFKVDEP; this comes from the coding sequence ATGAGCGATCTGAACCTGGAGCAACTGGTGGCGCGTGCGCACCAGCAGAACGACTACGACCCGCTGATCAACCTGATTCCCTACGCCAAGCTGCTCGGCATCGAGTGCCTGCGCCTGGGCGATGACATGGTCTTTCGTCTGCCGGCCAATCGCGACTGCATCGGCAATCCGGTATTGCCGGCGCTGCATGGCGGGGTGATCGCCGGCTTCATGGAGCATGCCGCCATGCTGCATCTGTTGATGTTCATGGGCATTCCACATTTGCCCAAAATCATCGACTTCTCGATAGATTACCTGCGCGCCGGCCATTATCGTGACACCTATGCGCAGTGCCAGGTCTGGCGCCAGGGGCGGCGGGTGGCCAACGTGGCGATCACCGCCTGGCAAACCACCCAGACCGAGCCGACTGCCACCGCCCGCGCTCATTTCAAGGTCGATGAACCCTGA
- a CDS encoding MFS transporter codes for MDALLIIGGLLLMLAGLVWLVTRAFATSLLWGWGSLLPPITLIYIIRHWVRARSAVMLIGLGVIPLVVGLTLLASKDAERLAAIIRLDWLKPDIQEPAELAIELAGELNGQPFRPQQGELIDGVLTLREGLDFFALRELSIRLPQPVEGRVRVDVLPQDSGNLPEVELSWLLPEQDLPEARRLSRGYTLHLDLQPQEPNRLAGDFHLVLPPRFKTSLSGRVELYRDRLRYTDGQIDVRFDSRDTIAHVLQDYLQRRFATRNVSELKLPPFTFEGDTLEVQVEAQIDRRSERLPIRLHKRAGQGWAVDGDRFPALPAVTATQSSEAAPAEERLSRPVDRRQRFSLARLQRNPEQYRNLSMRLSRASGGTVEGRFAGLDADGSIRLSQQMGSGGGQASFSFKPEEIGRLELLEP; via the coding sequence ATGGATGCGTTGCTGATAATTGGTGGCCTGTTGCTGATGCTGGCCGGCCTGGTCTGGTTGGTGACGCGGGCATTCGCCACCAGCCTGCTGTGGGGCTGGGGTAGCCTGCTGCCGCCGATCACGCTGATCTACATCATTCGCCACTGGGTGCGTGCGCGCAGTGCCGTGATGCTGATTGGCCTCGGGGTGATTCCCCTGGTGGTCGGTTTGACCCTGCTGGCCAGCAAGGACGCCGAGCGCCTGGCGGCGATCATTCGCCTCGACTGGCTCAAGCCAGACATACAGGAGCCGGCCGAGCTGGCCATCGAGCTTGCCGGTGAGCTCAATGGTCAGCCTTTCCGGCCGCAGCAGGGGGAGTTGATCGACGGTGTGCTTACCCTGCGTGAAGGTCTGGATTTCTTCGCCCTGCGTGAACTGAGCATTCGTCTGCCGCAGCCGGTGGAAGGTCGTGTGCGTGTGGATGTCTTGCCACAGGACAGCGGCAATCTGCCGGAGGTGGAACTGAGCTGGTTGCTGCCGGAGCAGGATCTGCCCGAGGCGCGGCGCCTGAGCCGTGGTTACACCCTGCATCTTGACTTGCAGCCGCAGGAGCCGAATCGGCTGGCCGGTGACTTCCACCTGGTGCTGCCGCCGCGCTTCAAGACCAGCCTGAGTGGTCGGGTAGAGCTATATCGTGATCGGCTGCGTTATACCGATGGCCAGATCGACGTGCGCTTCGATTCTCGCGACACCATCGCCCATGTGCTGCAGGACTATCTGCAACGGCGTTTTGCCACGCGCAACGTGAGCGAGCTGAAGCTGCCGCCGTTCACTTTCGAGGGTGACACGCTGGAGGTGCAGGTCGAGGCGCAGATCGACCGGCGCAGCGAACGCCTGCCAATTCGCCTGCACAAGCGCGCCGGGCAGGGCTGGGCCGTGGACGGCGATCGCTTTCCGGCACTCCCTGCCGTGACGGCAACGCAATCGAGTGAGGCTGCTCCTGCGGAAGAGCGCCTGAGCCGTCCGGTCGACCGGCGCCAGCGTTTCAGCCTGGCCCGTTTGCAACGTAACCCTGAGCAGTATCGCAACCTCAGCATGCGCCTGAGCCGCGCCAGCGGCGGCACGGTGGAGGGGCGTTTTGCCGGTCTCGACGCAGACGGCAGCATTCGCCTCTCTCAGCAAATGGGAAGTGGCGGTGGCCAGGCCAGTTTCAGTTTCAAACCGGAGGAGATTGGTCGTCTGGAGTTGCTGGAACCCTAG
- a CDS encoding DEAD/DEAH box helicase — MTQEIGGFAALGLHPNILAALTAVGYEEPSPIQSQAIPVILAGHDMIGQAQTGTGKTAAFALPLLSKIDPAKREPQVLILAPTRELALQVATAFETYSKQMPGLNVVAVYGGAPMGPQLKAIRQGAQVIVATPGRLVDHLRRDEKVLSTIQHLVLDEADEMLKLGFMDDLEVIFEAMPESRQSVLFSATLPHSIRAIAEKHLREPQHIKIAAKTQTVSRIEQAHLMIHADQKTNAVLRLLEVEEFDALIAFVRTKQATLDLASALEAKGYKAAALNGDIAQNQRERVIDSLKDGRLDIVVATDVAARGIDVPRITHVFNVDMPYDPESYVHRIGRTGRAGRDGRALLLVTPRERRMLQVIERVTGQKVGEVKLPNAQQVLDARIKKLTSSLAPLVADAEASHGDLLDRLTADIGCSPRALAAALLKKATNGQALDLATVEREQPLVPGVGGAPRERRERDSERSDRGGERGEYRERRAPVPLAEGRVRCRTALGTRDGIAAKNLLGAILNEGGLAREAIGRIQIRETFSLVELPEDGLDRLLGKLKDTRVAGKALKLRRYRED; from the coding sequence ATGACCCAGGAAATCGGCGGCTTCGCCGCGCTCGGACTTCACCCCAATATTCTCGCCGCTCTGACCGCCGTTGGTTACGAAGAGCCGTCCCCGATCCAGTCGCAGGCCATTCCGGTGATCCTCGCCGGCCACGACATGATCGGCCAGGCACAGACCGGTACCGGTAAGACCGCCGCCTTCGCACTGCCGCTGCTGTCGAAGATCGACCCGGCCAAGCGTGAGCCGCAGGTGCTGATTCTGGCGCCGACTCGCGAGCTGGCCCTGCAGGTGGCTACCGCTTTCGAAACCTACTCCAAGCAGATGCCTGGCCTGAATGTGGTCGCCGTGTATGGCGGCGCACCGATGGGCCCGCAACTCAAGGCCATTCGCCAGGGCGCCCAGGTGATCGTCGCCACGCCTGGCCGTCTGGTCGACCACCTGCGTCGTGACGAGAAAGTGCTGTCCACCATTCAGCACCTGGTTCTCGACGAAGCCGACGAAATGCTCAAGCTGGGCTTCATGGATGACCTCGAAGTGATCTTCGAAGCCATGCCGGAAAGCCGTCAGAGCGTGCTGTTCTCCGCGACGCTGCCGCACTCGATTCGCGCCATCGCCGAGAAGCACCTGCGCGAGCCGCAGCACATCAAGATCGCTGCCAAGACCCAGACCGTCTCGCGTATCGAGCAGGCGCACCTGATGATCCATGCCGATCAGAAGACCAACGCCGTACTGCGCCTGCTGGAAGTCGAAGAGTTCGACGCGCTGATCGCCTTCGTGCGCACCAAGCAGGCCACCCTGGATCTGGCCAGCGCCCTGGAAGCCAAAGGCTACAAGGCGGCTGCGCTGAACGGCGACATCGCCCAAAACCAGCGTGAGCGCGTGATCGACTCGCTCAAGGACGGTCGTCTGGACATCGTCGTGGCAACCGACGTGGCCGCCCGTGGTATCGACGTACCGCGCATTACCCACGTATTCAACGTCGACATGCCGTACGACCCGGAGTCCTACGTGCACCGTATCGGCCGTACCGGCCGTGCTGGTCGTGATGGCCGCGCACTGCTGCTGGTAACGCCGCGTGAGCGCCGCATGCTGCAAGTGATCGAGCGTGTCACCGGGCAGAAGGTCGGTGAGGTCAAGCTGCCGAACGCCCAACAAGTGCTCGATGCGCGCATCAAGAAGCTGACTTCTTCGCTGGCGCCGCTGGTTGCTGATGCCGAAGCCAGCCATGGTGACCTGCTCGACCGCCTGACCGCCGATATCGGCTGTAGCCCGCGCGCCCTGGCCGCGGCCCTGCTGAAGAAGGCTACCAATGGCCAGGCGCTGGATCTGGCTACCGTCGAGCGCGAGCAGCCGCTGGTGCCGGGTGTTGGTGGCGCTCCGCGCGAACGTCGTGAGCGTGACAGCGAGCGTAGCGATCGTGGTGGCGAGCGCGGCGAATACCGCGAGCGTCGTGCGCCGGTACCGCTGGCCGAAGGCCGTGTGCGTTGCCGCACCGCGCTGGGTACTCGCGACGGCATCGCCGCGAAGAACCTGCTGGGCGCCATTCTCAATGAAGGTGGTCTGGCTCGCGAAGCCATCGGTCGTATCCAGATCCGTGAGACCTTCAGCCTGGTCGAACTGCCGGAAGACGGCCTGGATCGCCTGCTGGGCAAGCTCAAGGACACCCGCGTTGCCGGCAAAGCCCTGAAGCTGCGTCGCTACCGCGAGGATTGA
- the htpG gene encoding molecular chaperone HtpG translates to MSVETQKETLGFQTEVKQLLHLMIHSLYSNKEIFLRELISNASDAADKLRFEALAKPELLEGGDPLKIRLSFDKEAKTVTLEDNGIGMSREEVIAHLGTIAKSGTSDFLKNLSGDQKKDSHLIGQFGVGFYSAFIVADQVEVFSRRAGSPASEGVYWASKGEGEFEVATIDKAERGTRIVLHLKSGEEEFADGWRLRNIVKKYSDHIALPIELPKEHHGEDAPAEVEWETVNRASALWTRPRTEIKDEEYQEFYKHVGHDFENPLSWSHNKVEGKLEYTSLLYVPGRAPFDLYHREAPKGLKLYVQRVFIMDQADQFLPLYLRFIKGVIDSNDLSLNVSREILQSGPVIDSMKSALTKRVLDMLEKLAKDKPDDYKTFWKAFGQVLKEGPAEDFANKEKIAGLLRFASTNGEGEEQSVSLADYLGRVKEGQDKIYFLTGESYAQIKNSPHLEVFRKKGIEVLLLTDRIDEWLMSYLTEFDGKQFVDVARGDLNLGELDSEEDKKAQEEVAKAKEGLIERLKGALGEQVAEVRVSHRLTDSPAILAIGEQDLGLQMRQILEASGQKVPDAKPIFEFNPAHPLIERLDAEPDEDRFTDLSHILFDQAALAAGDSLKDPAAYVQRLNKLLVELSA, encoded by the coding sequence ATGAGTGTGGAAACTCAAAAAGAAACCCTGGGCTTCCAGACCGAGGTGAAGCAACTGCTTCACCTGATGATCCATTCCCTCTACTCGAACAAGGAAATCTTCCTGCGCGAGTTGATCTCCAACGCTTCCGATGCTGCTGACAAGCTGCGTTTCGAGGCGCTGGCCAAGCCCGAACTGCTAGAAGGTGGCGATCCGCTGAAGATCCGTCTGTCCTTCGACAAGGAGGCCAAGACCGTCACCCTCGAAGACAACGGTATCGGCATGAGCCGCGAGGAGGTCATCGCACACCTGGGCACCATCGCCAAATCCGGCACTTCCGACTTCCTGAAGAATCTCTCCGGCGACCAGAAGAAGGACTCGCACCTGATCGGTCAGTTCGGTGTCGGTTTCTATTCTGCGTTCATCGTCGCCGATCAGGTCGAGGTGTTCAGCCGCCGTGCCGGCAGCCCGGCCAGCGAAGGCGTGTATTGGGCGTCGAAAGGCGAGGGTGAGTTCGAGGTCGCCACCATCGACAAGGCCGAGCGCGGCACGCGCATCGTCCTGCACCTGAAGAGCGGCGAAGAAGAGTTCGCTGACGGCTGGCGCCTGCGCAACATCGTCAAGAAGTACTCGGATCACATCGCGCTGCCCATCGAGCTGCCCAAGGAACATCACGGCGAAGACGCCCCTGCAGAAGTCGAGTGGGAAACCGTCAACCGTGCCAGCGCCCTGTGGACGCGTCCGCGTACCGAGATCAAGGACGAGGAGTATCAGGAGTTCTACAAGCACGTCGGCCATGACTTCGAGAACCCGCTGAGCTGGAGCCACAACAAGGTCGAAGGCAAGCTGGAATACACCTCGCTGCTGTATGTGCCGGGCCGTGCGCCATTTGATCTGTACCACCGCGAAGCGCCGAAGGGTCTCAAGCTCTACGTGCAGCGCGTGTTCATCATGGATCAGGCCGATCAGTTCCTGCCGCTGTACCTGCGCTTCATCAAGGGTGTGATCGACTCCAACGACCTGTCGCTGAACGTCTCCCGCGAAATCCTGCAGTCCGGCCCGGTCATCGATTCGATGAAGTCGGCGCTGACCAAGCGCGTGCTGGACATGCTGGAGAAGCTGGCCAAGGACAAGCCGGACGACTACAAGACCTTCTGGAAAGCCTTCGGTCAGGTGCTCAAGGAAGGCCCGGCGGAAGACTTCGCCAACAAGGAGAAGATCGCCGGCCTGCTGCGTTTCGCCTCCACCAACGGCGAAGGCGAGGAGCAATCGGTTTCGCTGGCCGACTACCTGGGCCGCGTCAAGGAAGGTCAGGACAAGATCTACTTCCTCACTGGCGAAAGCTACGCACAGATCAAGAACAGCCCGCACCTGGAAGTCTTCCGCAAGAAAGGCATCGAAGTGCTGCTGCTTACCGATCGCATCGACGAGTGGCTGATGAGCTACCTGACCGAGTTCGACGGCAAGCAGTTCGTCGACGTGGCCCGTGGTGACCTGAACCTGGGTGAGCTGGACTCGGAAGAGGACAAGAAGGCTCAGGAAGAGGTGGCCAAGGCCAAGGAAGGGCTGATCGAGCGCCTCAAAGGGGCGCTGGGCGAGCAGGTTGCCGAGGTGCGCGTGTCTCATCGTCTGACCGACTCGCCGGCGATTCTTGCCATCGGCGAGCAGGATCTCGGTCTGCAGATGCGCCAGATCCTCGAAGCCAGCGGGCAGAAAGTGCCGGATGCCAAGCCGATCTTCGAGTTCAACCCAGCGCACCCGCTGATCGAGCGCCTGGATGCCGAGCCGGACGAGGATCGTTTCACCGACCTGTCGCACATCCTGTTCGATCAGGCCGCTTTGGCTGCTGGCGACAGCCTGAAAGACCCTGCCGCTTACGTGCAGCGTCTGAACAAATTGCTGGTAGAACTTTCTGCCTGA
- a CDS encoding PaaI family thioesterase, whose protein sequence is MSDQSIQERAQRFLAALRHCQVLGMSVEAADNKGLTLRLPYAAHIVGNPDTGVIHGGAITTLMDTTCGISTVCVLPEFEICPTLDLRIDYMHPAEPGKDVFGFAECYRVTPNVIFTRGYAYQDDPEQPIAHVVGAFMRMGKAVKGKGELTQGGAA, encoded by the coding sequence ATGAGCGATCAGTCGATTCAGGAGCGGGCGCAGCGGTTTCTTGCCGCCCTGCGTCATTGTCAGGTGCTGGGCATGAGCGTGGAGGCGGCCGACAACAAGGGCCTGACGCTGCGCTTGCCTTATGCGGCGCATATCGTCGGCAATCCAGATACCGGCGTCATCCATGGCGGTGCGATCACTACGCTGATGGACACCACCTGCGGGATTTCCACGGTCTGCGTGCTGCCAGAGTTCGAGATCTGCCCGACCCTCGACCTGCGTATCGACTACATGCACCCAGCCGAACCCGGCAAGGACGTATTCGGCTTCGCCGAGTGCTATCGGGTTACGCCCAACGTCATCTTTACCCGCGGCTATGCCTACCAGGACGATCCCGAGCAGCCCATCGCCCACGTGGTCGGCGCCTTCATGCGCATGGGCAAGGCCGTCAAGGGCAAGGGTGAGCTGACCCAAGGCGGTGCGGCATGA